The following coding sequences are from one Canis lupus baileyi chromosome 23, mCanLup2.hap1, whole genome shotgun sequence window:
- the OR56A1 gene encoding olfactory receptor 56A1 encodes MASPSNYSTAPVSEFLLICFPNYQSWQHWLSLPLSLLFLLAMGANATLLITIRLEASLHEPMYYLLSLLSLLDIVLCLTVIPKVLAIFWFDLRSISFSACFLQMFIMNSFLPMESCTFMVMAYDRYVAICHPLRYPSIITNQFVAKASAFIVTRNALLTAPIPILTAQLHYCGKNVIENCICANLSVSRLSCDNFTLNRIYQFVAGWTLLGSDFILIFLSYTFILRAVLRFKAEGAAVKALSTCGSHFILILFFSTILLVVVLTNVARKSVPMDILILLNVLHHLIPPALNPIVYGVRTKEIKQGMNKLLWKRM; translated from the coding sequence ATGGCTTCACCCAGCAACTACTCCACTGCTCCAGTCTCCGAATTCCTCCTCATCTGCTTTCCTAACTACCAGAGTTGGCAGCACTGGCTGTCCCTGCCCctcagcctcctcttcctcctggccaTGGGGGCCAACGCCACCCTCTTGATCACTATCCGGCTGGAGGCCTCTCTGCATGAGCCCATGTACTACCTGCTCAGCCTCCTCTCCCTGCTGGACATCGTGCTCTGCCTCACTGTCATCCCCAAGGTCCTGGCCATCTTCTGGTTTGATCTGAGGTCCATCAGCTTCTCTGCCTGCTTCCTCCAGATGTTCATCATGAACAGTTTCCTCCCCATGGAGTCTTGCACATTCATggtcatggcctatgaccgctatgtggccatctgccaccCACTGAGGTATCCATCCATCATCACTAACCAATTTGTGGCCAAAGCTAGTGCTTTCATTGTCACCCGGAATGCCCTTCTCACTGCACCTATTCCTATTCTCACTGCCCAGCTCCATTATTGTGGGAAAAATGTCATTGAGAACTGCATCTGTGCCAACTTGTCTGTGTCCAGGCTATCCTGTGACAATTTCACCCTTAACAGAATCTACCAATTTGTGGCTGGTTGGACTTTACTGGGCTCAGATTTCATCCTCATCTTCCTCTCCTACACCTTTATCCTAAGAGCTGTGCTTAGGTTCAAGGCTGAGGGGGCTGCTGTCAAAGCTCTGAGCACATGTGGCTCTCACTTCATCCTCATCCTGTTCTTCAGCACCATCCTGCTGGTTGTTGTGTTAACAAATGTGGCCAGAAAGAGTGTCCCTATGGACATCCTCATCTTGCTCAATGTCCTTCATCACCTCATACCTCCTGCCTTGAACCCTATTGTATATGGAGTTCGGACCAAAGAGATAAAACAAGGAATGAATAAATTGCTGTGGAAAAGGATGtga